A window of Variovorax paradoxus genomic DNA:
TCGCGCCCACGGCCAGCGCGAGCGCCGAGGTCGACCACGCCGCGCCGTCGGACAGCAGCGCCACCAGCGAGGCCTGCTCGCCGTCGATGGGCGGCGCCAGCACGGCCACCGTGCGGCCGTCGCGCGGCTTGAGGACGAAGCCGCGCGCCGTCGCCTCGATGCCCGCCAGCGACCTGACCAGCGCGCGCAGCCGGCCGATTTCGACGCGCAGGCGGGCGCGATGTGTTTCGTCGGGGCGGCGGGTGCGGAAGGCGCATTCGATCAGCGCCTCGCGGTCGATATCGCCCGGCCAGGCCTCGGCGAGCGCGCGCGCCAGCGAGAACAGCACCGGACGTCGCGCCAGCGGCTGCCAGGCATCTCCCGCGCCCAGCCCGCGGCGGCAGGCGTCGACGACCAGCGCGTCCGACGCCAGCAATGCAGCCACCTCGCCCAGCCGCAGCGTCTGTTCGCCCTCGGCCGACAGGCGCCGCGCCGCGGGGCGGTCGAGTGCCGAGCGCATCTCCGCCACTTCGGCCAGCAGCGCGGGCACGCGCGCTTGCTCGGCGGCTTCCTGTGCGCGAGCCAGTGCCCCTTGTGCCTCACTGATATGCAAAGAGCGCAGCGCCAGTTCGGCCGCGGTGAGTTCGGCCACGGCGGCCAGCGAAGGCGACCGGCCGCGAGCGTCGAGCCTTGCCAGCGCTTCGGCGGCCTCGTCCAGCCGGCCGAGCAGCAGCAGCCGGCGCACGGCTATCAGGCGCGCCTGCAGCGCATTGGCGTGGTCCTCGCGCGCCTCCAGCGTGGCGGCAGCCGCCGCCAGCGCGCGCGGCGAATCGCCGAGGTCGCGCATGGCCATCGCCACCTCGGCCTCGGCGACCACGCAGCGCGCACGCGCCGTTTCCTCATGCGCGCCGAAATCGCGCGCGGCGCGGCGCAGCAGTTCGCGGGCGCGCGGATGCTCGCCGAGCTGGGCCATCGCGATACCGCGCAGCGCCAGCGCCGGCGGGTCTTCGCGCAGGGCCACGCGCTTGAGCGCGCCGAGCACGTCGCCGGCGGCAAGGGCGCGCGCGGAGGCGGCGATCAGCGAATCCATGCCCTGCCCGCCACGCGCAGGCCGCGCCCGGGCCTCACAGCAGATTCGCCCGCTTGGCCTGCTCGGTCAGCTCCGCGCGGAAGTCCGGATGCGCGATGGCGATCAGCTCCTGCGCGCGCTGCTTCGCGGACTTGCCGCGCAGCTGCGCCACGCCGTGCTCGGTGACGACGTAGTTGATGTCGTTCTTGCTGGTGCTCACGTGCGTGCCCGGCGACAGCGAAGGCACGATGCGAGAAATGCTGTCGCCCTTGGCGGTGGAAGGCAGCACGATGAAGGCCTTGCCGCCGCGCGAGCGATTGGCCGCCCGCACGAAGTCCGACTGCCCGCCGGTGCCCGAGTAAGGCGCATGCCCCAGGCTCTCGGAGCCGCACTGGCCCAGCAGGTCGATCTGCATCGTCGCGTTGATGGCCACCAGGTTGTCGTTGAGCCCCGCCAGCGCGGGGTCGTTGGTGAAGTTCAC
This region includes:
- a CDS encoding helix-turn-helix domain-containing protein, with the protein product MDSLIAASARALAAGDVLGALKRVALREDPPALALRGIAMAQLGEHPRARELLRRAARDFGAHEETARARCVVAEAEVAMAMRDLGDSPRALAAAAATLEAREDHANALQARLIAVRRLLLLGRLDEAAEALARLDARGRSPSLAAVAELTAAELALRSLHISEAQGALARAQEAAEQARVPALLAEVAEMRSALDRPAARRLSAEGEQTLRLGEVAALLASDALVVDACRRGLGAGDAWQPLARRPVLFSLARALAEAWPGDIDREALIECAFRTRRPDETHRARLRVEIGRLRALVRSLAGIEATARGFVLKPRDGRTVAVLAPPIDGEQASLVALLSDGAAWSTSALALAVGASQRTVQRALAELEEEGRVRSIGQARARRWLSPPLAGFTTILLLPSTLPIE